The DNA window GCTTACTAATATTTCTAATCACACTTACAAGTCATGCTGAACTCACCAAAGCAATTTAATATAGAATTGTCAAGAATAATTCCTTTAGGTTACATTATTGCGAGGCTTACTAGGATACGCTACAAGGGAACTACTTTCAATTTTTTCCGTGTAAGTCATTCTTTCAGTTTTTTCCACAAAGCCTATCACATCAGAATTTACCACACAGGCTATTGATTCATTGTTCACCATAAGAGTAGTTCTTAAGAGTACACCATGAATGCGTTTCTTACAAAGTTTGCCATAAAATCTTTCCTTCATAttacgccacaaaggctttctttcTTGACATTTTTACGATATGGAATTTCTTAAACTCACATTATGTGAGGTTTTCCCATCATTGTCCTAGGACACACAAAGAACCCCATTGGTGGAGTTCGGGATGAACTAGTTAAGTACCTACCTTCAACAGAGTTCatatacaacaatagttatcacgTCAGTTTGGACATGTCACCTTTTTAGGCATTGTACGGGGGGAAGTGTCAATCACCAATTTTTTGGTTGGAGCTTATTGAGAAGAAGCTGATTAGCCCAGACCTAGTCCTCAAAGCAAAAGAAAAAGTTATGGTCATTAAGAACCATTTAAAGATTTCCCAAGACCGTTAAAAAGCATACGTTGATAAAGAAGGAAAGAAGTATCTTATGAAGTTGGTGACAaggtgtttcttaaggtttcaccctAGAAAAAGATAATTCACTTTGGGTTAAAAAGGAAGCTCAATCCAAGATTCATCAGACTTTATGAAATTCGGAAGCACAAAGGGCTAGTAGTATATCGATTAGCTCTTTCACCAAAAATGTCTAAGATCCACAATATGTTCCATGTGCCGATGTTGCAAAGATATCACCCTGATCCAAACCATGTGGTTCAATTAGAGGCATTGGAGGTGGAGCCAAATTTGTCTTACGAAGAAAAGTTCGTCTGTATCCTAGATAGAAAAATCAAAATGCTTAGAAATAAAGAAATACccttggttaaggtgttgtggaaGAACCATAAAGTTGAAAAAGCTACATGGGAAAGAGAAAACTCAATGAAAGAACAGTATCCTCATCTCTTCGAAGGTACGAAATTTCAAGGACGGAATTTTTAAAAGGGAGAAAGTTGTCATACCCTAATTTGGCAAGCTGGTTCTATAATATCCCGAGATAGGGCCTGAAAGTTTTGGCCTCACAAGTGAGGGTTCACTAATGTATCGGTAAACTAAGGGTTCACTAAAAGCATATCAGTAAGAAGTACGTTAGAGAGACGACGAAGCAGTGTATGCCAAAAGATACGGTAAGGCGGTTCGCCAGATTCATTGCAAGTTCTGTCCGCCAGTTGGTTTGGTGATCTAGGGTTTGCCAGTTAGATTACGAGCTAGGGTTCGCCAATCAAATTTGAGTCAAacttaaattagaaaattaagATATTGTGTGATATGAGCTCGTTTATGGATGTCTCGAGTCGTATTGCTTGCCCGATCGTTAAAATTGAGTAAGTCTAATTGGTTTGCAAAAATAGGCTCGAAGTTATGAAATATAGGTTCAAATGGGCGGTTTTCAAGTTGGTTATGGAAGCAACGGAATGGTTTCGGCTAAGGCTTAAGAATGAACCAACACAATATGCCatgttgacccgaaacttatactAGCACTTAGAATGATAATGTGATGGAATTAAGAAGGATAGTTTGAATAAACACCTCGACCCATTATCTATGgaagataggaaccttggtatgggtgaacgccacacttaaCAAAATGATAAGTTCAAAAAAAGACGGGATTGACGCCACAAATGGTTGTTTAATAAGTCAATTCAGTCGATGGGGAACAATGAGAGTTTGAACACTCACAAAGtgacataaaatttattaaatgatcAAAAAGTCCCTACAAAGTGAATGGAAATACATATTTATAGTCTAATCTTGGAGTAGTCGAATGGACAAATAAAGATGTTGAATGGTCAGCAAAATTAAAGCTAAAAGAGCTAGAAATTTCTATTAAGCTTTTTAGAACATCCTTGGGAAGTTTCTTAGCTTGGAAGACAcaaatggacagcttctagatggtgTTAACTCAGTTGGACATTAATTGAAAGGATGGTGAGCTGAATTACAATGTCTATATTCGGCCAAAGGAATTGAATGCTTCTTTAATGGGGCTGCTTAATTGAGCTAAAAAGTCTTGGATTTTAATGATCAGCTTGGGCACTCCAATGGTCCTCCAAGTGTGAAAGTCAAATATGAGTAGTCTCTAGGTGTGAATGCACAAAACCGATCAGTTATTCCATGTGAAAAGGACCTCCAGCAATGTGAATGCTTTAACATGCTACTTTGAAGAGCTGAACGGCCAGCCTAGAGGAAAGAAAGCATAAGCTATCTTTTGGACCTTGATGTCATCAAAGAGCTGCTGGTAAATAGCATTGAAGGCTGCTAATATCCATGCCGTCCCATACATGTATCTGTACACATTTAATTGAACAAATTAATTAGTATTAGGACAACATAAATTTGGCTGGaacaaagacaaattaaatatgcAGCAGCTAAAGACAACTTAAATGGATacattcggctggacaaattaaTTAACAACAAGAATTAAATTTGTCCCAAACTTGAcacaataaaaatatgtattaaccaaaacatatttaaagaaatgtCCAGAgtttagacacattaaaacaacattaaattatttgagctgaactttaactaatcaactaaatttattccagcaacttaaatgcatgaaattaaataaattgaaatcaaacTCAATGAGCTAGCAACAAGCCGAATTGAACTCCATTGATCTAAGACAATCTAAATCAGCTTGCAAAACATTGCAAACTAAGCTTAGTGAGCTAGTCCAGCAATGATCGGTCACTTCTTCTTTCCAAGCTCGATCAATATAACTTGATATAGCTTCTTGGATCTTCTTAGCTCGGGCTCGGGTGATTGGCCCCAACGGCAGCTCCAAAGGATCGGCCACTAGCTCCTTGGTTAGGTTCGCATTATTGTGTATCTATGATACTTTTCATGCACGTAACCTTCTTCTAAATCGACTAGGGTTTTCTAAGTAAAGTAGGGTATCTTAAAAATACTAAGACACTTAATGCCTATAAATAAGtcatttttccatgaaaattctCTCACCGATATTTTGTTGTCAAGTCTCTGTTCAGAATCAAGTTCGTAGCAACCAAGGTAAGTTTATGTCCTGCTGGGTTTGATTGTCCAAAAAGCTAAGTTTGCTTATGTGTTAGTGTATGttctatttttttagtaatttgtgTGCATGTTTATACATGTTGCGAACCAGTCGGACCATTTACCAACAAGGATAAAGGAAAAGCAAAACTCGTTTAAAATTCTCAGCTTTTCGATGAGTGTTCTGGAGCCATCATTCACATGTGTAAACCACTAAACCTTCCAAAAATCATGGCTTTTAAAGAGTTCTTTACTTGTGTGTGAACTGTTGTGTTTTCTAAAGAACTTAAGTTTTTAAACTAAGCTCCGAGAGTAAGCTTTTCTTTAAAACTCtattttcaagttttgaaactATGTTTTCAAGTTATGTTTTAAAAGAATGTTTTATACGAGCTCCTAAGCAAGCCTATGATTTAAGATACGATTTTAAAGtatgattttataaattgagTTTTTATGGGCTTTTGTACGAGCTCTATGAGAACAAGTGTTTTCAAGCAAGCTCTCTATGTGAGCTCTATGTGATGAGTATTTTGTGCAAGCTCCTTTGTGGACTTTATGTTGGATATATTGGTATACCAAAAGATTGTAAGTACTCACCTACAAGTTCTgtgataagggaatgtcgagctagGCTTCATTCAATGGACATATTGGCGTATAGGAGAGTGTTTAGcttatgctacacttatgggacaGGTAAGGACTTTTTGAGTCATTCTGAGGCATTTTAAGGATATCTATATATCCAACAGATAAGATAAGACAAGTTATAACAAGTGTTGAAAACATGTTCTATGTTCTTTAACTATTCTAATAAGACAAGTTTAAGAGCATGTTTCATGCTATACAAGAACGATTTATGAACAAGAATAAGCCAAAGTTTTTAAGTATGATTTTTAACAAGCACATTTGAAACTACTTTACAAACTTATATGTTTCCCGACAAGTAGGATCTGCGAACTGGGTCTCACGTCTTCACGACAAAGCCAACACACAATGATTTGTAGACTAAGTTTCTctccattttaatatttttattttaagcatAATCTGATGTTTTCTGAATAGTCACTGAGTTTTCAATAAACTCACCCACTCTTCTCATACTTTGCGGGTAAGTAGGTCACAGATAGAAATGGCGAGGTAGATGACTTGGGTGAGGTTAATTCCTGAACAGATACCAGCGAACCCGAGAGAAAAACGACGGGATTAATTGTATGGGCTTAATCTTATTGTAGTTGCTACTATTGTTATAACAATTTTTCTTAAGttcgatttattttattttgtgaaatCTTGAATTAAACCTATGTTGTTAATTTCTTCTCTTCGATATAAACAAAGTTTAATGTTTCCTTATTTCTCCTTACATGCGGACTATAttgtattcttttaattttgccaaagtatgccTTTTACCCTCATACGAGCCAGTTCTATTGTGACTTCATTATGCATGCGAACCTTTTTCTCTATTTGATCGATATGCTCGCATGTTTTACATCCTATGTATAATTTTATTCCACTGTTGTGTTATAACTTCGCACATTATATGTTGTATATATGTGGTGTAttggaggttaggttgggagTAAATGGAACAGATACTGTGGAGTTCCACTATGCGGAGTGGCAAGTTATTGGTTGTGGTGAAAACCTTATTAGGCAAACTTTCTCGCTAATAAATCCACCACCTATGTTTTTGTTTCGTTGCTAATGTAAGAGTGGTAGTTAGTGGGACATGTTTAAGTTATTTAGCACCCATGTGGAGGTAACGGTCAGTAGCTAGAACACCTAGAGAGCCTCGTAGAATGTGGTTAGTTAGTGGAAGCGTGTAAAAATGATTACTGATTAGAGTTAACCTTATGTGGGATTTGGATGTGAGTTATCTATAAATAGGATAACCTGGTAGTGGAGGGAAGACTTTTGTTTTATCTTCTCTACTAGTATTTGTTATCATcgaagaaaacaaaagagttctTCATCGTTAATAAAGGTGTTATCTGTTAAGCTTAAGAGAGCTTCTGTCCTAAGTTGTCTGCTGGTAAACTCTCAAATCTTCCTTTAAGCTTTACCaaatagaaattagttactaCAAAAGAAGCTCAGTAAGATTTTCATTTAAATATTGGATAGGAAAGAAACTTCTATCGAGAAACAGTTTGAATGTTTAcaaattcatgttattttataaatttttggttttttttttatgtttaaagaagacattttattgttttagccaaagaaatggaagaagatcCCAGTGCCAAAGGGAAGGAACTCGTAAAGTAGATAACACTATAAGTAAAGAATCCTGGTGAGTTCTTTTGTACATCGAGTCTGATATCTACGTTATTCGTTTAAACTTTATCACTGTAAAGCCAGGTAAGTAGTTTTGTCCTTTGGTTCTGATGCTCGTGTCTAAGGAAACGAGTTTAAGAAGTCAGTGCATGCAAGGGTATAAATTGTTAACAGACCCAAAAGTCTAGTATATGCATGGTGTGAATACTCCTTTCTTGGTGCACAAGCTCCATATTCAGACTGGTATAAGGAGGTAACAGAGGGATGTTGCGTATGATGATGAAAAGAAGACACAGGATATAATATGTTTAGCCTCCAGTATGGCACTCTAATGCAAACAGTATCTAGTTAAAACCTAACCTTGTGGAAGAACACATGTGTGTTCAAAAACAAGGAAGCATGTTAGGGGGCACAAAAGTGATGGCTGGTAAATAGCTATGATGAAGGGTATGAAGATACAGGAAAAATGGTTTTTCGAAACTAGAATCAGAAGCTAGCACAAGGAAGGAAGTATGTGAGAAAAAGGGGATGCATGTGTGTAAAGTAAGGAGTGCGCGTTGCATGAAATGTTTAAACAATAAGTCTGATAGTTATGACAGGATGGTCTGCAAAAGTGACGTACATGCAAAGCAATTGTGTCATGTTCATCATATACAAGTTTCCAAAAATAGTTAGTGTCCACCAGTAGGCTGACTCTTATTGCGGTAGTACCCGCCAGTGGATATTTCGAATCAGAGAGAGTTGTATCCTCCAAATATGGCGTGCTAGTCTGTTAGTTTGAGTCTAATCTCTTAATGTTTAATGATATTTATTGTGGATTTGTGTCTCAAGAACTCATTAAGTTCTCACAAACTTACCTAGTTATTATTTTCAGGTTGTTAGATTGAACATCTTGATAGCAGGGGATCAGCCAAATTAGCAGCCCATTTGTGAGCCTTCCTTGTTTTTCTTTGTGTGGCATATATTTGTTAAGGGTATTAAAATGATTGTTAGATGCTGTCATTTAAAAATCATCaaactatattttaaaaacaatattttatacTTTTGAATGTTTATTGTTAGCCTTGTTGGCTTATTATTAAACATGGTTTATGGTGTTATTAGATTAAATTGAGTTGAGTTTTAAATTATAGCTCGAGTAGTAACTCGAAAGGAAAATTTCATTCGAACTTTTGGATATTTTCTAAGCTTCCGTCAAAGGCTATTTACttgtaatttaatcttttaaagtACCATTTTAATTTCGCTTTCAATTATATGCATATTTTCAAATTAACAAAACAACACTCTAGTAAGTGGGTACCCGTCAAAtcaaaaagttgagttttaaaaAAAGTTTAGTGCTTTTAACAGTTTTGACCCGTGACGCTCCATACACGGATCTGACGATCGGGTTGAGCGTGTGGTATTACAAACCCACTCCCGTCTAAATGGACACAGAAAATACTCGACActcaatttttcattcaattcaatccaacacTCTAGCATTTTCTCTACTATAAACATTTCTATCTCCTTCAGGCCCTAGATGgaaacatttaatatttaacatcTACCACTAACCAATATGGCCAAGGGGAAACATAAATGTTCAACAGTTAAGGCTTATTCTATATACTTTTACCTATTTTGAGCAGCACAGCAATGTTTATGTACGTGGCTGAAGGCATCTCCACTAGACCATCACCTGAAAAACCAAGAAAGTCAAAGACATTTAACACCTAAGAAGGTATTCATTGATTCAGTCAGTATATGGTTTCTATATTACGTATAAACACCAGGATGACTAATCCATTAGATATTTCATAATGTATCTAAAGTACCAACTATAGTTTTCAATCCACATGCAGCCACGTGTCTAGAGTTCTATTTAACAAAACCCACAAATTTAGACAGCCAATAAAGAGAATAACCAGGCTTACAATATAGAATCTCAAATCAACTAATTCTTATCTAGAATTACATTTCTCAGTTAGTAGTAACAAGTCCCACATCATTTACAACATTGCCAACTTAGTAGATGCCGAAGTCAACTCTCGCCTTTAGTCAATCAAAACACTAATTTTCATCAAGCTTTATACCTTTCCGACCTCGTCTCATCACAGTCACCCTACTCAAATAAAATCCTAAACGAccaaccctttttcttttcttttctatccCAGTATAACCACCTCTTCCAAACGTTTGATGTTCATTGTCCAACTTTTGGGAAGGTTGGTTTATTCCACAAATGCGACCAAAGTAATAAAAAGGATCAACATTACAAGATGATGAAGATACGATGCCTTTCATGCTAGTTGGCTGCACATGTTTTATAAACTCTTCTATCTCCAGATAGCTTGAGTGATCAGAATATTGGACTGAATATACGTACTTGTGAAATCTTTTTACAGATTCTAAATTACCATTGCGTTTATCATTCTGCTTCCCACCTTTTGAACTCACTTTGCTTCTGTTGTAACCAGAAGTTAAAAGAGAATCAAAAAGCTTGCCATTTCCTTCAAAGGGCTTAACCACCCACGGAAGACCAGATGGTATGATTCCTATAGTTGGGTGCATcctatttaatccttctaaagTGTTGATGCTAAAACTGTAACGAGGGATAGCTCGCACCCTTGTAAGAGATGTGTCGGTTGTGAAAATGTCATGGAACCCAAGGAGATGCATGGTTTGGAGGCGCTCAGGCCAGACCCAAATCTACAGGATTGCAAACAAGAAATGAATAGCTGATAGGAAATGCTAAAATGTTACAAATAAATCATCATTAATCTTCAAATATAACACTCTATAAAGTGACAATGAAGAAAACCTGAAAAAGTACTTTAACCAATCATCTCTTGCTAGTAAGATCTTTTCATCAAACAGTGATACATTTGAGAGAAAAG is part of the Gossypium hirsutum isolate 1008001.06 chromosome D11, Gossypium_hirsutum_v2.1, whole genome shotgun sequence genome and encodes:
- the LOC107913587 gene encoding 5' exonuclease Apollo; this encodes MEKGLISVDRWAEGSQAYFLTNLHTDHTQGLSSTWAMAPIFCSRVTAKLFPFKFPNFNLTLLRVLDLGSWHSLSLISPSTGSKVTVQVMAIDAYHCPGAVMFLFRGEFGCMLNTGDFRWEKNCERAKLAKEMLLNALKDDAVDVLYLDNTYCNPTFQFPPREVAVKQFADIISSHPDHDIVIGIDTLGKEDLLLHISNALNVKIWVWPERLQTMHLLGFHDIFTTDTSLTRVRAIPRYSFSINTLEGLNRMHPTIGIIPSGLPWVVKPFEGNGKLFDSLLTSGYNRSKVSSKGGKQNDKRNGNLESVKRFHKYVYSVQYSDHSSYLEIEEFIKHVQPTSMKGIVSSSSCNVDPFYYFGRICGINQPSQKLDNEHQTFGRGGYTGIEKKRKRVGRLGFYLSRVTVMRRGRKGIKLDEN